In Isoptericola jiangsuensis, the following proteins share a genomic window:
- a CDS encoding cold-shock protein has translation MPQGTVRWFDTDRGFGFIDLGNDAEDLFVHASEIVGDDGPKQLREGQAVEFEVGEGDRGPQARHVRVTGDVADDAALGVLGTVNWYEPAKGYGFVTPDDGRGEIFVHSSAIVTGGVIAEGQRVAFLVVDGEKGPQADNLLPLGAAAAASASDGADGTVTWYDEGKGFGFITPDAGGEDVFVHAKALGRGLTGLVEGDRVAFEVFAGDKGPNARDVQVVGGRPRGGARGGDRGGDRGRGGADRGRGGRPGGSGAPARGGEGTVARYDADRGFGFIRPDSGGDDLFVHVSVLRGEEFLEEGERVRFKVRQSDRGPQADDVELL, from the coding sequence GTGCCCCAGGGAACTGTCCGATGGTTCGACACCGACCGAGGGTTCGGTTTCATCGACCTCGGCAACGACGCCGAGGACCTGTTCGTCCACGCGTCCGAGATCGTCGGCGACGACGGCCCGAAGCAGCTCCGGGAGGGGCAGGCCGTCGAGTTCGAGGTGGGCGAGGGTGACCGCGGCCCGCAGGCGCGTCACGTCCGTGTCACGGGCGACGTCGCCGACGACGCGGCGCTCGGCGTGCTCGGCACCGTCAACTGGTACGAGCCCGCCAAGGGGTACGGCTTCGTCACGCCCGACGACGGTCGGGGCGAGATCTTCGTGCACAGCTCGGCCATCGTCACCGGCGGGGTGATCGCCGAGGGCCAGCGCGTGGCGTTCCTCGTGGTCGACGGCGAGAAGGGTCCCCAGGCGGACAACCTGCTGCCGCTCGGGGCCGCGGCCGCCGCGTCGGCTTCCGACGGCGCGGACGGCACGGTGACCTGGTACGACGAGGGCAAGGGCTTCGGGTTCATCACGCCCGACGCGGGCGGCGAGGACGTGTTCGTCCACGCCAAGGCGCTGGGCCGCGGGCTGACCGGGCTCGTCGAGGGCGACCGCGTGGCCTTCGAGGTCTTCGCCGGCGACAAGGGGCCGAACGCCCGCGACGTCCAGGTGGTGGGCGGGCGCCCGCGCGGCGGTGCGCGTGGCGGTGACCGTGGCGGCGACCGTGGCCGCGGTGGCGCCGACCGTGGTCGGGGCGGCCGTCCCGGCGGCTCCGGCGCGCCGGCGCGCGGTGGCGAGGGCACGGTCGCGCGCTACGACGCCGACCGCGGCTTCGGCTTCATCCGCCCGGACTCGGGTGGCGACGACCTGTTCGTGCACGTCTCCGTCCTGCGGGGCGAGGAGTTCCTGGAGGAGGGCGAGCGCGTCCGCTTCAAGGTCCGCCAGAGCGACCGCGGGCCGCAGGCGGACGACGTCGAGCTGCTCTGA